Proteins encoded within one genomic window of Cucumis sativus cultivar 9930 chromosome 3, Cucumber_9930_V3, whole genome shotgun sequence:
- the LOC101214619 gene encoding BRISC and BRCA1-A complex member 2 isoform X1 has product MSSDTVPPIIAAHINYLLNHFPLPVKIEHMWSGSRHYPGIMDRFTLVMPYCLEFVKWDIMYNAESPFSAPDIVFGPEDENFHPFSSKVDEGEGDHNSLHNSLRDWNSKDPSRLTSLLQELRDRYVSYQRKRVEGVDDERLKFELCTMLSREGIEMHLSSGVEKPEEVKFAVPLVDININKMIPGCPWRHPQKIFLQVLYPVVRKYATTPSAPRLKLVSTSELKALLSIEDIKLPTWIDGMCMAEYLPHLEESLEKQVLEAVSLIDVRRGFIEALNSFFGRPLEADPVFCRTATVITASGVFTFLVHILISTQFPKKQPSLVLQSSQHFNSQGAPIKSQLITDYPWSPRWEPLQMAERIFEFLADEALSFKRYCNEAQLQC; this is encoded by the exons ATGTCCTCCGACACTGTTCCTCCTATCATTGCTGCTCATATTAATTACCTGCTCAACCACTTTCCCCTCCCCGTTAAG ATTGAGCACATGTGGTCTGGCAGTAGACACTACCCTGGAATCATGGATAGGTTCACCTTAGTCATGCCTTACTGCCTTGAATTCGTCAAAT GGGACATCATGTACAATGCTGAATCACCGTTTTCTGCTCCTGATATTGTGTTTGGACCAGAAGATGAAAATTTCCATCCATTCAGTAGCAAGGTTGATGAAGGAGAAGGAGATCATAATTCATTACATAACAGTCTACGTGACTGGAACAGCAAAGATCCATCTCGGCTCACTAGCCTCCTTCAAGAACTGAG GGATCGATATGTGTCATACCAAAGGAAACGTGTTGAAGGTGTTGATGATGAAAGATTGAAGTTTGAACTTTGTACTATGTTATCGAGGGAG GGAATTGAAATGCATTTGAGTTCAGGTGTTGAGAAG CCAGAGGAGGTCAAATTTGCAGTGCCGCTGGTAgacattaatattaataagatGATACCTGGATGCCCATGGAGGCATCCACAGAAGATATTCTTGCAG GTTTTATATCCTGTGGTGAGAAAATATGCAACTACTCCTTCTGCACCACGTCTGAAGTTGGTTTCTACCTCTGAGTTGAAGGCTCTGTTATCCATCGAGGACATCAAACTTCCTACCTGGATAGATGGAAT GTGCATGGCTGAATATCTTCCCCATCTAGAAGAGAGTCTTGAGAAACAG GTTCTGGAGGCTGTTTCATTGATTGATGTCAGGAGAGGCTTTATAGAGGCATTGAACTCTTTCTTTGGAAGGCCTTTGGAAGCTGACCCG gtGTTTTGTCGAACAGCTACAGTTATCACTGCCTCCGGGGTGTTCACATTCCTG GTCCACATCCTCATTTCAACCCAATTTCCAAAGAAACAGCCTTCTCTGGTGCTGCAAAGTTCTCAG cATTTCAACTCTCAAGGTGCACCCATCAAGTCGCAGCTTATTACCGACTATCCTTGGAGTCCTAGATGGGAGCCATTGCAAATGGCTGAGCGGATTTT TGAGTTTCTTGCTGATGAGGCGTTGAGTTTCAAGAGGTACTGCAATGAGGCTCAACTTCAATGCTGA
- the LOC101214619 gene encoding BRISC and BRCA1-A complex member 2 isoform X2 has protein sequence MYNAESPFSAPDIVFGPEDENFHPFSSKVDEGEGDHNSLHNSLRDWNSKDPSRLTSLLQELRDRYVSYQRKRVEGVDDERLKFELCTMLSREGIEMHLSSGVEKPEEVKFAVPLVDININKMIPGCPWRHPQKIFLQVLYPVVRKYATTPSAPRLKLVSTSELKALLSIEDIKLPTWIDGMCMAEYLPHLEESLEKQVLEAVSLIDVRRGFIEALNSFFGRPLEADPVFCRTATVITASGVFTFLVHILISTQFPKKQPSLVLQSSQHFNSQGAPIKSQLITDYPWSPRWEPLQMAERIFEFLADEALSFKRYCNEAQLQC, from the exons ATGTACAATGCTGAATCACCGTTTTCTGCTCCTGATATTGTGTTTGGACCAGAAGATGAAAATTTCCATCCATTCAGTAGCAAGGTTGATGAAGGAGAAGGAGATCATAATTCATTACATAACAGTCTACGTGACTGGAACAGCAAAGATCCATCTCGGCTCACTAGCCTCCTTCAAGAACTGAG GGATCGATATGTGTCATACCAAAGGAAACGTGTTGAAGGTGTTGATGATGAAAGATTGAAGTTTGAACTTTGTACTATGTTATCGAGGGAG GGAATTGAAATGCATTTGAGTTCAGGTGTTGAGAAG CCAGAGGAGGTCAAATTTGCAGTGCCGCTGGTAgacattaatattaataagatGATACCTGGATGCCCATGGAGGCATCCACAGAAGATATTCTTGCAG GTTTTATATCCTGTGGTGAGAAAATATGCAACTACTCCTTCTGCACCACGTCTGAAGTTGGTTTCTACCTCTGAGTTGAAGGCTCTGTTATCCATCGAGGACATCAAACTTCCTACCTGGATAGATGGAAT GTGCATGGCTGAATATCTTCCCCATCTAGAAGAGAGTCTTGAGAAACAG GTTCTGGAGGCTGTTTCATTGATTGATGTCAGGAGAGGCTTTATAGAGGCATTGAACTCTTTCTTTGGAAGGCCTTTGGAAGCTGACCCG gtGTTTTGTCGAACAGCTACAGTTATCACTGCCTCCGGGGTGTTCACATTCCTG GTCCACATCCTCATTTCAACCCAATTTCCAAAGAAACAGCCTTCTCTGGTGCTGCAAAGTTCTCAG cATTTCAACTCTCAAGGTGCACCCATCAAGTCGCAGCTTATTACCGACTATCCTTGGAGTCCTAGATGGGAGCCATTGCAAATGGCTGAGCGGATTTT TGAGTTTCTTGCTGATGAGGCGTTGAGTTTCAAGAGGTACTGCAATGAGGCTCAACTTCAATGCTGA